Within Carassius auratus strain Wakin unplaced genomic scaffold, ASM336829v1 scaf_tig00002535, whole genome shotgun sequence, the genomic segment gtgttccgaagatgaacgaaggttttacgggtttggaacaacttgagggtgagtaattactgaaagaaatttcatttttgggtaaactatccctttaacctgtgTTCTGTGGCTTATTGAAGTGAGCATGTGTGATGTGTGACAGGAAAGTGTCCTTATTGTGGATTTAAGCACATCCAGAGAGAGCAAGCGTTTTCTCTACCCAAGAAACTCTTAAAAAGTGTTCTCATCTCATGCAGAGGTGGTACAGTCAAAATCCTGCATCCGATACTGGATGAGAGGAGAATATGAGTCTGTAAGATTCCCACTGATATTCTGGAATACTCTTGGGCTTTATTTAACATCACAAGTGACATGACATATGAAATACACAATGGTTTGCTTTTGACGTCATTAACCTGATTTACTTATAAAGGCACACAATCAGTCAAACATACATTACAAGAATgtagaaacattatatatattacacaaggatatggattttctatagggttctaAAATCCTATAAGGTTTTTGTGGAGGGAACTAGGTGAGGTGAACTACCGGGTTGGCCTGTAAAAATACGTCATCACTGCGGCACTCTGTTCTAAACAATATATAGCCATGATCAtattgtttgtgtaagaaaatttatgtaattttaactgtataatTTTGAGTCTTAAAAGTATTAAAAGCAAAGCATGCTTTGAGATTAGCCTGCCTGACTATTTTCCTTCAGTAATTTCCCTTCTACATCATATAATGTACATCATATGGTAGAGAACTTTTAGTaagaatcaaaataatatttgacattaaaGAAACTGAAGCTAATGTATTTCTCCTCTTCAGGGCGTGGAGTTTTCACCACTGGAGCTTTTTTCAGAGGTGATTTTGTTCTTGAATACAGAGGTGAACTTCTGAGTTCACAGGAGAGTCTGGACCGAACTGAACACTACACTGAAGCTGAGAACACGTTCCTGTTTGATTTTCAGTGGCATGGCAAAAATTGGTGGTGAGTACAGAACTGTTGGATTGATGTAGTAGGTATGCTAAAATATCTGGAACTGTAAGATACTTAGTTCATGCCTGTAGTTCTGTCCGCTCGTTTCTTTTGGTCTGGATACGCTTGGTGTTCAGATTGGCATTTCTATCGTTGAACCTAAGTTATGATTGACCAGTCTGTCCTTTTTAGGGTCACATATTcctgtttttggtttatttacaTGTCTCTGGTCCATgttatgttcatatttcatttgaaCTGCACCAGAGTTCATTTGGAAGCCAACTGAGACCCTTCTCTTCAGCGTCTCGGTCCGCTTGTTTGGTCGCACCAGGTTTCAAATAGCAGCTTTCACATTTATTCAGATGAACCACATTAACAGCCTAAAAAAACATGCCAGATGTGAACACACCCTAATACTTCAAATTCACCATGAACTGACATAGAGTACGGAGTGTAGTTTCtttgagtcatcaaaaaaaattcCCCCTGTAATCCCTAAAGAGAACAACATGGTAACttttagatgcttttatctgaGAGCTGTACATTACCATACATTGCAGTACACTatcatatagatcagtggttctggTCGCTCCTCTGCAGATTCTGTATGTCTCCTTCACCTGATGCACTCAGATGAGTTCATAGAGCCATGTTCTGATGATGAACTCCTCATCTCAGTCAGGTGGATTAAAACACGAGACATACAGCATATGCAGAGCGGTGGGTTCCCAGGACTGGGGTTCAGAACCACTTGTAAAAATAACTGTACATGTCTAGCATATATACTAAGATTATAAGTATTGagtgttcattttatgtttttatagcatGGATGCATCTAAAGAAGACTCGTCTTTGGGAAGACTTGCAAACGATGAGACCAGAAATCCTACTTGCAAAATGAGAACTGTTGAAGTGAGCAGAAAACCtcacctgtgtctgtttgctgtaCGAGACATTCTACCAGGAGAGGAAATCACTTACAATTATGGAGACTCAGATTGGCCATGGCGAGTCAAGGTACTATCAATAAAATGCTAAAGAGATTGATCAGTAATTCATGATAATTTTTTACTCTAATTCTGATTAGTTACCATGTGATTGTGGTCTCATATTTCTCAAGACTTTGAATAAAGCATCAGCAGAATCCACTGATAAAAAGCCAGTCAGCAGTTTGCGCCTGCATAAATCCGTAAGTCCACTTTAAAACATCTGTATCATTATTCTATATTATTGACTCTCTCAGCATAGAGTTGTGTGTGGAATGATATATAAAGTATAGGACAGCTAGAGGAATGAACATTAACAAGTTTTTTTGTCCTTTAcaaatattctgatattttgatattcactggtttcttttctgaCATCTAGCCCCATTGTGTAGCTTCTGTTTCCTCTCCTGAACTGGACAAGGTAATCAGCAATGGTCCTCATAAGCAGTCAGGCAAAGCAAGAACATCAAGGAATAAAACGGTAACCATCTTAAACATGCAGCAACTATCTACTGATGTTTACTGCCAGCTAGTTAAAAATGCAATaagtgatttctgagaaacacttaatatttgaaatcgacacccaaacaaacacaccCCTCCCTTCATTGCTCCGCCCCCAAAATAATGAACACGCAACACAGTCAACCACTATTAGCTGGTGCTCAggtgttcaaatagaaaatatcttTATTGCTGGCAAACCATAGAATGGTTTGGTTTAAGTTGATTTGTAGGTGCATATCGACTTCATCAAGCACCCgtgtcatttgaaatgtatttatgtactcacaattaaaaaaaacaaacaagaaattattTAACGCTGCAGTCCTAGTTTTTCGTCTTTGTCACCATTTCTGTTCGAAATCTGCAATTGCAGTCATTCGTGGAATTATCAACTTTACATGGGTTGTGCTTTCACACGGCACAGCGCGAATGAATCCAATGTTTTGAGGAGAACGCGCTGCTGTCAATCACATCGCGTCGGCGTGGATACTGTCATTTGCAATCACAGATTATACTTTTTGGAAGTATGAGTCATGACCAACAGAAGAATGTTCACTGGAAAATGACACTGGAACAAGTAACATccacttttgttctgaccaactaaggggaaaaaaagcattgCAGTAAATCGCGCTGATGAAAGGTGGGGTATGTGATTTGCAAAACGGCCGGGAGATTTTGAAAATACACAACTCCTATGGTCTTACCTTCTTTCCTTTGACTCCACCCATTCGAAGAACATGGACACGATGGGGAGGGGGTATGGTACGACCGTTTGATTGACGCAGTTACTGTCTAATGATTCTAGGTAGTTTTGGAAATGATTGGCTGGAGTTTTTCGAGTCCTGCCTGTTCCACAGATGATTAAATTGCTTACTTTTCATTTCAGTGCTTCTAACTCAGTGGCTGTAAGTGGGTTAGGAATAGGatttcaagtgattttgaaaaaatggacaaaaaagagAATTACATACCCCACCTTTAAATCTAACAATCGCTTATCAAttatcatatcacatcaaaccgtGCAAACTATACTTTGTTctcaaattgttaatgttaacaacatcagcattgtgtGACTACATTTAAGGCCCTTCAGATATTTATCCTTGTTTTCGTGTGGGCCAGGCGGccagtctctttttttctgtagccACTCCAAAGTCCAAGTCACCCACGTCACCTTCAACCTTGcctgtgcagccctcatcatcctcgcCTGCCTACAGAGGAGGAGAGTGCATCAACAAAGCTGCTTGCGAATGTGGCATAAAGAACCCTGAAGCACTGTCATCAACTAGGCTTAGGAAACACATAGCAACCATGTCTAAAATTCTTAACCTTAATGAGAATGAAGCAGACCAATTGGCTGATTTCCTTGGTCACGATATCCGAATCCACAGACAGTATTATCGGTTACCAGAGGGAACACTGCAGCTGGCAAAAATGAGTAAAGTCCTAATTGCCATGGAGAAAGGAACACTGTCTGACTACAAAGGAAAGAAACTTGATGACATTGAAATTGACCCAAATGGTATGAGTATACATGCTCCGTGTGTATCTGTGCTGtacatatttacaaaacaatgtATATATTCATGTCACAGATGCTAGGTATAAGCAATAAAGTGTTCATTTTtcgttaattaattattaagagcAACTTGAGGCCCAAGGTGATTCCATGTCAAGTGATGAGGAGGATTCCAGTGACCTATCTCAGACACCAGCACCAGTACAGACTGATCAACCTGTTCAATCTGAACAAGCTGTTTCACAGGAGGATCAAGGTAAGAAAAATCTCTACATTGCACAAAcaacaataatcaaataaacatgaattggcTCCATGCAGCAATATCCAgacaaattcaaaaaaaaaattatgcattgggAACACAGTCTTGATTTGCTCTTTACTCACCGATTTAGTTGTAATGAGAATGTGTAATgagaatttactttttaattatttcataggtTCTTCAAATGCTCCAAAAAAGAAATGGGAGGACAGTGAGGTAAAAGCAGTAGAGAGACACATGATGAGTTTCATCAAGACATGCAAAGTTCCTGGTAAGCAAGACTGTGAAAGATGCATTCACGCAGAGCCAGAAGCTTTACGCAGCGAACATGGActggtgtgaaaaattatgtgcggaacaggatcacgactcttaaaagaaagggtggtttgtagggagggacaaacacttcaacactttgcacattatgctctttttgtaggaaatggagctaaattaaaagaaatgaggataaaggtgtagaaatattttgtggatggaatgaaacagaatataaagtgaaaagttaGAGTATAAGAAGGCTAATGAAGAAGTAGAGGATAGTAAGAGTCAATTTTCTTTGTTCAGTTACAATATAGTTGGATGAAATGTCATGTTAAACTTTTTGATATTTCTGTCATAGAGGGAGGGGAGAATGTAAAGATGATAAAAAAGGGAAGAGTGAATAGCTGTGCTGGACATGGGCTATGGCTGGATGTAACTGATTGGTGAGAGTTAATGTGTGCAGACGAgagaagctgaaaactgagatgtgATGTCAGACACTTTCTGCTTCCCGTAGTGATGCAGAGCCAGAAGCTTTGAAGCAGCGAACATGGActggtgtgaaaaattatgtgcggaacaggatcacgactcctaaaagaaagggtggtttgtagggaggcacaaacacttcaacactttgcacattatgctctttttgtaagaaatggagctaaattaaaagaaattaagataaaggtgtAGACATTAAAATTAAGAGACGCTCGTGCTGTTGCATACTTTACCACAGCTGAAgtagaaaaaatgcattattttccaaatacacagatatttcggagacattttcattcaataaCAATGCCATGCTTGATACAAGTGTCTGTTTGTACACAGAAATAAAAGTTCACACATAAGCCTAAATACAAACGTAAAGCGGgaagagagaatgtaaagggggacGTTAAAGGACGTAAAGTAGAAGCagcatgtaaaggggacgtaaagagggaggagagaatgtaaaggggacgtaaagaggggaAGGGAAGAggggagaatgtaaaggggagtaaagagggaggagagtaAAGGTCGGTAAGGGACTGGAAAG encodes:
- the LOC113069752 gene encoding uncharacterized protein LOC113069752, translating into MQTRDDGTRETDDKQPTRRKVISRKKVAMLGNKRRRKPLQDAEHHITCKTDKPGLREQFISKYKGRGVFTTGAFFRGDFVLEYRGELLSSQESLDRTEHYTEAENTFLFDFQWHGKNWCMDASKEDSSLGRLANDETRNPTCKMRTVEVSRKPHLCLFAVRDILPGEEITYNYGDSDWPWRVKTLNKASAESTDKKPVSSLRLHKSPHCVASVSSPELDKVISNGPHKQSGKARTSRNKTAASLFFSVATPKSKSPTSPSTLPVQPSSSSPAYRGGECINKAACECGIKNPEALSSTRLRKHIATMSKILNLNENEADQLADFLGHDIRIHRQYYRLPEGTLQLAKMSKVLIAMEKGTLSDYKGKKLDDIEIDPNEQLEAQGDSMSSDEEDSSDLSQTPAPVQTDQPVQSEQAVSQEDQGSSNAPKKKWEDSEVKAVERHMMSFIKTCKVPGKQDCERCIHAEPEALRSEHGLV